Proteins co-encoded in one Methanothermobacter sp. genomic window:
- the mvhA gene encoding F420-non-reducing hydrogenase subunit MvhA yields MVKVTMEPVTRIEGHAKITVHLDEAGNVEDTRLHVMEFRGFEKFLQGRPIEEAPRIVPRICGICDVQHHLASAKAVDACFGFEPEDIPEAAYKMREIMNWGSYMHSHALHFYFLAAPDFIAGKDRATRNVFQIVKDSPDIALKAIELRKNALDLVTATGARPIHPTTFTPGGITSELDEETQKDLLEKAKRNVELAEETLELAIPIFEENIDLVNSLGVIETYHTGLVKDGVWDVYDGIVRIKDKEGNLFREFKPADYADTMAEHVKPYSWLKFPYIKDLGYPEGVYRVAPLSRLNVADKMPDAAPKAQDYFKEFRDQFGYAQQTLLFHWARLIELLACAECAVDALEGDLSGEKIPGELERQEGDGVGIVEAPRGTLTHHYTCDENGIITRANIIVATIQNNPAMEMGIQKVAEDYIKPGVELDDKIFNLMEMVIRAYDPCLSCATHTIDSQMRLATLEIYDSEGNLVKKF; encoded by the coding sequence ATGGTTAAAGTTACAATGGAACCTGTAACACGTATTGAAGGTCACGCCAAGATCACCGTGCACCTTGACGAGGCAGGTAATGTTGAAGATACAAGATTACATGTTATGGAATTCCGCGGATTCGAAAAATTCTTACAAGGAAGGCCAATAGAGGAAGCACCACGTATAGTCCCCAGGATCTGTGGTATATGTGACGTCCAACACCACCTCGCCAGTGCAAAAGCAGTTGACGCATGCTTCGGGTTCGAACCAGAGGACATACCAGAAGCAGCATACAAAATGAGGGAGATAATGAACTGGGGCTCATACATGCACTCCCATGCACTACACTTCTACTTCCTAGCAGCCCCAGACTTCATAGCAGGAAAAGACAGAGCCACAAGAAACGTATTCCAGATAGTGAAAGATTCACCAGACATAGCACTCAAAGCAATAGAACTCCGTAAAAACGCCTTAGACCTTGTAACAGCCACTGGCGCAAGACCAATACACCCAACAACATTCACACCAGGCGGTATAACTTCAGAACTCGACGAAGAAACCCAAAAGGACCTACTAGAGAAGGCTAAAAGGAATGTTGAACTAGCAGAGGAAACACTAGAACTTGCAATACCAATATTTGAGGAGAATATCGACCTTGTAAACTCACTAGGTGTCATTGAAACATACCACACAGGCTTGGTCAAGGATGGTGTCTGGGACGTCTACGATGGTATCGTAAGGATCAAAGACAAGGAAGGCAACCTCTTCAGAGAATTTAAACCAGCAGATTACGCTGATACAATGGCAGAGCACGTGAAACCATACTCATGGCTCAAATTCCCATACATAAAAGATCTGGGCTACCCAGAGGGTGTGTACAGAGTCGCTCCACTTTCAAGATTAAATGTTGCAGATAAAATGCCAGACGCCGCTCCAAAGGCACAAGATTACTTCAAAGAATTCAGGGATCAGTTTGGATACGCACAACAGACACTATTATTCCACTGGGCAAGACTCATAGAATTATTAGCATGTGCTGAATGCGCAGTCGATGCCTTAGAAGGCGACCTCTCAGGAGAAAAAATACCAGGAGAACTCGAAAGACAGGAGGGTGATGGCGTAGGTATAGTTGAAGCACCAAGGGGAACACTAACACACCACTACACATGTGACGAGAACGGAATAATAACAAGAGCCAACATTATAGTCGCCACAATCCAGAACAACCCCGCCATGGAAATGGGCATACAAAAGGTTGCAGAAGATTATATAAAACCAGGCGTCGAGTTAGATGATAAAATCTTCAACCTAATGGAGATGGTTATCAGAGCATACGACCCATGCCTCTCATGCGCAACCCATACAATTGACAGTCAAATGAGGCTCGCCACCCTAGAAATCTATGACAGCGAAGGTAACCTAGTGAAGAAATTTTAA